The Falco naumanni isolate bFalNau1 chromosome 1, bFalNau1.pat, whole genome shotgun sequence genome window below encodes:
- the PITPNB gene encoding phosphatidylinositol transfer protein beta isoform isoform X1 produces MVLIKEFRVVLPCSVQEYQVGQLYSVAEASKNETGGGEGIQVLKNEPYEKDGEKGQYTHKIYHLKSKVPGFVRMIAPEGSLVFHEKAWNAYPYCRTIVTNEYMKDDFFIKIETWHKPDLGTSENVHNLDPNTWKSVEVVHIDIADRTQVEPGDYKADEDPALFQSVKTKRGPLGPNWKKELATDEECPKMCAYKLVTIKFKWWGLQNKVENFIQKQEKRIFTNFHRQLFCWIDKWIDLTMEDIRRMEDETQKELEALRNQGQVRGTSAANDE; encoded by the exons ATGGTGCTGATCAAGGAATT ccgAGTGGTTTTACCTTGCTCAGTGCAAGAG tatcaAGTTGGGCAACTTTATTCTGTGGCAGAAGCtagcaaaaatgaaacaggagGTGGTGAAGGAATTCAAGTCTTAAAAAATGAGCCTTATGAAAAGGATGGCGAGAAGGGACAATATACTCACAAAATCTATCATTTAAAGAG taAAGTTCCTGGTTTTGTAAGGATGATTGCTCCAGAAGGCTCCCTGGTGTTCCATGAGAAGGCTTGGAACGCATATCCCTACTGTAGAACAA TTGTGACA AATGAATACATGAAAGACgatttctttataaaaattgAGACCTGGCATAAACCAGATTTGGGGACATCGGAGAAC GTGCACAATTTAGATCCAAACACATGGAAGAGTGTTGAAGTTGTCCATATTGACATTGCAGATAGAACTCAAGTAGAACCAGGA GACTACAAAGCTGATGAAGACCCTGCGTTATTCCAGTCGGTTAAGACGAAGAGAGGACCTTTGGGGCCAAATTGGAAG AAAGAGCTAGCAACTGATGAAGAGTGTCCTAAAATGTGTGCTTACAAGTTGGTGACTATCAAATTTAAATGGTGGGGACTGCAGAACAAAGTTGAAAACTTTATACAAAAG caagaaaaaaggatatttaCCAACTTTCATCGCCAGCTGTTCTGTTGGATTGACAAGTGGATTGATCTGACAATGGAAGACATTAGGAGAATGGAGGATGAAACCCAAAAGGAGCTGGAAGCG TTACGTAATCAAGGCCAAGTCAGAGGAACAAGTGCTGCCAATGATGAATGA
- the PITPNB gene encoding phosphatidylinositol transfer protein beta isoform isoform X2, with the protein MVLIKEFRVVLPCSVQEYQVGQLYSVAEASKNETGGGEGIQVLKNEPYEKDGEKGQYTHKIYHLKSKVPGFVRMIAPEGSLVFHEKAWNAYPYCRTIVTNEYMKDDFFIKIETWHKPDLGTSENVHNLDPNTWKSVEVVHIDIADRTQVEPGDYKADEDPALFQSVKTKRGPLGPNWKKELATDEECPKMCAYKLVTIKFKWWGLQNKVENFIQKQEKRIFTNFHRQLFCWIDKWIDLTMEDIRRMEDETQKELEAMRKKGSVRGTLAADV; encoded by the exons ATGGTGCTGATCAAGGAATT ccgAGTGGTTTTACCTTGCTCAGTGCAAGAG tatcaAGTTGGGCAACTTTATTCTGTGGCAGAAGCtagcaaaaatgaaacaggagGTGGTGAAGGAATTCAAGTCTTAAAAAATGAGCCTTATGAAAAGGATGGCGAGAAGGGACAATATACTCACAAAATCTATCATTTAAAGAG taAAGTTCCTGGTTTTGTAAGGATGATTGCTCCAGAAGGCTCCCTGGTGTTCCATGAGAAGGCTTGGAACGCATATCCCTACTGTAGAACAA TTGTGACA AATGAATACATGAAAGACgatttctttataaaaattgAGACCTGGCATAAACCAGATTTGGGGACATCGGAGAAC GTGCACAATTTAGATCCAAACACATGGAAGAGTGTTGAAGTTGTCCATATTGACATTGCAGATAGAACTCAAGTAGAACCAGGA GACTACAAAGCTGATGAAGACCCTGCGTTATTCCAGTCGGTTAAGACGAAGAGAGGACCTTTGGGGCCAAATTGGAAG AAAGAGCTAGCAACTGATGAAGAGTGTCCTAAAATGTGTGCTTACAAGTTGGTGACTATCAAATTTAAATGGTGGGGACTGCAGAACAAAGTTGAAAACTTTATACAAAAG caagaaaaaaggatatttaCCAACTTTCATCGCCAGCTGTTCTGTTGGATTGACAAGTGGATTGATCTGACAATGGAAGACATTAGGAGAATGGAGGATGAAACCCAAAAGGAGCTGGAAGCG ATGCGTAAGAAGGGTTCCGTTCGAGGCACTTTGGCTGCTGACGTCTAG